The proteins below come from a single Dermatophagoides farinae isolate YC_2012a chromosome 7, ASM2471394v1, whole genome shotgun sequence genomic window:
- the qm gene encoding geranylgeranyl pyrophosphate synthase quemao yields the protein MNECQNSSNDENKLLEPYHYIMQCSGKKIRTKLIQAFNHWLQIPDDKLEIINTIIEMLHNSSLLIDDIEDNATLRRGIPVAHNIFGIASTINSANYVYFLSADKLIKEFPSAIMPKAITIFTEQLLELHRGQGMDIYWRDSYTCPSEEQYIAMIERKTGALFSLGVKLMQLFSADQRDFSFLITLLGKYFQIRDDYANLKSATYEENKSYCEDLTEGKFSFPIIHGILSNPNDKTLINILRKRTTNVELKKFAVEKLESFGSFEYTMVTMKDLSQKAREEVDRLGGNKYLHQLLNYLETI from the exons atgaatgaatgtcaaAATTCCAGCAACGATGAGAACAAG cTTCTTGAACcatatcattatattatgcAATGTAGTggtaaaaaaattcgaaccaAACTTATTCAG GCTTTTAACCATTGGTTACAGATTCCAGATGATAAATTGGAAATTATCAACACTATTATTGAAATGCTTCATAATTCAAGTTTATT GATCGATGATATTGAGGATAATGCTACATTACGTCGTGGAATACCTGTAGCGCACAATATATTCGGTATTGCATCGACAATCAATTCGGCCAATTATGTCTATTTTCTTAGTGCagataaattaattaaagaATTTCCATCAGCTATAATGCCAAAAGCAATTACTATTTTTACTGAACAATTGCTTGAATTACATCGTGGACAAG gAATGGACATTTATTGGCGTGATTCATATACCTGTCCAAGTGAAGAACAATATATTGCCATGATTGAACGAAAAACCGGTGCCTTATTCAGTCTAGGTGTAAAATTGATGCAATTATTCAGTGCTGATCAACGTGATTTTAGCTTTTTAATTACATTGTtgggaaaatattttcaaattcgtGATGATTACGCTAATCTCAAATCAGCTACT tatgaagaaaacaaaagcTACTGTGAAGATTTGACAGAAGGAAAATTTTCCTTTCCCATAATACATGGTATTCTTTCGAATCCAAATGACAAAACATTAATCA ACATTTTACGAAAACGTACAACAAATGTtgagttgaaaaaatttgccgttgaaaaattggaatcttttggttcatttgaatatacAATGGTGACAATGAAAGATTTAAGTCAAAAAGCACGAGAAGAAGTTGATCGTTTGGGTGGTAATAAATATCTAcatcaattattaaattatctggaaacaatttga
- the LOC124496656 gene encoding esterase E4 isoform X3 codes for MGIPYALAPIGNLRFKKPIPYPKWYPKTLTANGYKPCCPQLDINGLPHGQEDCLYLNVFVPLANLPQQQQNPIGRRFPVMVYIQGESFENGDAALYGPEYLLDWDVIVVTFNYRLGILGFLSTGDEHGTGNWGLYDQLLVLRWIHDHIESFGGDPSQVTLFGQGAGASSAILHLISPLSTGLFNRVIAQSGSPLCSWSMEYNAANVAIELGRKIGCPIRRGNAELIECLRRVKLTVLLKEQQQGKIFGEYPHQFVPVVEEVGVAHERLVPNEPRRLISQGHYRRIPLMMGYNKDETAFLYPLILNKQMIGDQVGNLRTYLEEKLLPRFIRATILLNNGGKNTAYEMIGNNAYKLKTAIKDYEHDIQQNILFKYFNFLNSKNYPEMAFRFVNMSTDALYGSCIDETLRLYSTAATSSNQNLNVMGHFLSLPFTNITYKYVFGYRGRNSMLNLILQGNHRQLIGYNNRGLMWWPSNNNQEFDPTSNAVCHGDELFYLFNLKFSTRKPQDNRDALIQRRLLHLWTDFAKHGFAPFIPSLDTPFWPPYTIQRPTTYLIEEKLLPVDSYHDSATHFWIRYLPSISSSSITSASIIDRTKSNSKWHQSNNMNNNNGRSQQSDSSSSIRSMTKLRTFAWSMLALSLTLFVLIIILMLLLIHQRRRQSFSAETSHVYNCGHTSAKTLAHVLASRRASSSSGLY; via the exons ACAG caacaacaGAATCCGATCGGTAGACGCTTTCCAGTTATGGTTTACATTCAAGGAGAATCATTCGAAAATGGTGATGCAGCTCTCTATGGTCCAGAATATCTACTCGATTGGGATGTTATTGTCGTTACTTTCAATTATCGTTTGGGTATACTTGGATTTCTAAGCACTGGTGATGAACATGGTACTGGAAATTGGGGTCTTTATGATCAATTATTGGTACTAAGATGGATTCATGATCACATTGAATCATTCGGTGGTGATCCAAGTCAAGTTACATTGTTTGGTCAAGGAGCTGGTGCATCATCGGCCATATTGCATCTAATTTCGCCATTAAGTACTGGACTATTCAATCGTGTAATTGCACAAAGTGGATCACCACTTTGTAGCTGGTCAATGGAATATAATGCAGCCAATGTTGCCATAGAATTGGGCCGTAAAATTGGCTGTCCAATTCGTCGTGGAAACGCCGAATTAATCGAATGTTTACGACGGGTGAAATTGACCGTATTGCttaaagaacaacaacaaggaaaGATATTCGGTGAATATCCACACCAATTTGTACCCGTTGTTGAAGAAGTGGGTGTTGCTCATGAACGTCTTGTACCGAATGAACCACGACGGTTAATAAGTCAAGGTCATTATCGACGtattccattgatgatgggaTATAATAAAGATGAAACAGCATTTCTTTATCCAC tcaTACTTAACAAACAGATGATTGGTGACCAAGTCGGAAATCTACGAACATATTTAGAGGAAAAACTTTTACCACGATTTATACGTGCTACAATTCTATTGAATAATGGTGGAAAAAACACTGCCTATGAAATGATTGGAAATAATGCCTATAAGCTGAAAACAGCAATCAAAGATTATGAACATGATATACAGCAgaatattttgttcaaatattttaattttctaaaTAGTAAAAATTATCCTGAAATGGCTTTTCGATTTGTCAAT atgAGCACCGATGCTTTATATGGATCTTGTATCGATGAAACATTAAGATTATATTCAACAGCTGCAACATCATCCAATCAAAATCTTAATGTTATGGGTCATTTCCTTTCGTTACCATTCACAAATATTACTTATAAATATGTATTTGGTTATCGTGGACGTAATTCAATGTTAAATCTAATATTACAAGGTAATCATCGTCAACTAATCGGTTATAATAATAGAGGTTTAATGTGGTGgccatcaaataataatcaagaatTTGATCCAACATCCAATGCCGTTTGTCatggtgatgaattattttatttattcaatttaaaattttcaacacgAAAACCACAAGATAATCGTGATGCATTGATACAACGACGATTATTACATCTATGGACTGATTTTGCCAAACATGG ATTTGCCCCATTTATACCAAGTTTGGATACACCATTTTGGCCACCATATACAATACAAAGGCCAACTACatatttgattgaagaaaaattgttaCCAGTTGATTCATATCATGATTCTGCAACACATTTTTGGATACGTTATTTACCATCAATTAGTTCATCGTCGATTACATCAGCATCGATCATTGATCGTACGAAATCCAATTCAAAATGGCATCAATCGAataatatgaataataataatggccgTAGTCAACAATCGGATAGCAGTAGTAGTATACGTTCGATGACAAAACTACGAACATTTGCATGGTCAATGTTAGCCTTGTCGTTAACATTATTCgttttaattatcattttaatgttattattaattcatCAACGACGTCGGCAATCATTTTCTGCTGAAACATCACATGTTTATAATTGTGGCCATACATCAGCAAAAACATTAGCACATGTACTTGCATCACGTcgtgcatcatcatcatccggattgtattga
- the wus gene encoding TM2 and DnaJ domain-containing protein wurst: MTPNNNKKRLWLAYLFLLFGGFFGLHQFYLGRYRHGFALCASFGGYFGVGLIREFWRLPEYVAEVNGDHDYMVKLIEKMRQKSKPSFGIVRYFASIVVADILGYLVMGAIPHEWFSVDDTSDNIISRLLNSILVPVAIAIGVHTVGNIGHYCGPIRWPLIAAYMTAPLYFFNLNPVFITSLLATLAFTRYSLQWRRTPQKSISKWLVTLAMFAYLMLWISWFYFNCTVTDKNDEIIKCRVAVGNFFNSPAWLEFRMVLRNLWDFIQIKGISGLWNEIVEALDPQGEKNALRILGLNESSTQDDITAMYRKLARQWHPDKNRIGDERLAQEKFMAIQQAYDLLSSMRQKRLRKQSS; the protein is encoded by the coding sequence ATGACACCGAACAACAATAAGAAACGATTATGGTTGGCCTATTTATTCCTATTAtttggtggtttttttggCTTACATCAATTCTATCTTGGTCGTTATAGACATGGATTTGCATTGTGTGCATCATTTGGCGGTTATTTTGGTGTTGGTCTTATACGAGAATTTTGGCGTCTACCTGAATATGTGGCCGAAGTTAATGGTGATCATGATTATATggtcaaattgattgaaaagatGCGACAAAAATCTAAACCATCATTCGGAATTGTTAGATATTTTGCCagtattgttgttgccgaTATACTTGGCTATTTGGTCATGGGTGCCATACCACATGAATGGTTCAGTGTGGATGATACCAGTGATAATATAATATCTCGATTATTGAATTCTATTCTGGTACCGGTTGCTATTGCTATCGGTGTACATACCGTTGGTAATATTGGTCATTATTGTGGACCGATTCGATGGCCATTAATAGCTGCCTATATGACTGCACcgctatatttttttaatttaaatccAGTATTCATTACCTCATTATTGGCTACATTAGCATTCACTCGATATTCACTGCAATGGCGTCGTACGcctcaaaaatcaattagtAAATGGCTGGTTACACTAGCCATGTTTGCCTATCTCATGTTATGGATATCAtggttttattttaattgtaCGGTTACCGATAAAAATGACGAAATCATTAAATGTCGTGTGGCTGTaggcaattttttcaatagtcCAGCATGGTTAGAATTTCGTATGGTTCTACGTAATCTTTGggatttcattcaaattaaagGTATTAGTGGATTatggaatgaaattgttgaagCACTTGATCCACaaggtgaaaaaaatgcattaaGAATACTTGGTCTTAATGAATCATCTACACAGGATGATATAACAGCTATGTATAGGAAATTAGCACGTCAATGGCATCCAGATAAAAATCGTATTGGTGATGAACGATTGgcacaagaaaaatttatggcCATACAACAAGCTTATGATCTACTATCAAGTATGCGACAGAAAAGATTAAGAAAACAATCAAGctga